TCTTTCGTAAACTATAGACTACACCGCTATCATTCATATCAGCACCTCCAATCAACTGCAATTATACACTATTATTATAAACGACTAAAAAACACAACTAAAAACTTCGATTCCAGTCACCACGAGTGGGAAACAATACACCATAGTTAAGACTTAAAATAGTTAGTTATTTATCTTGTCTCTGTTTCTACCGGATGCTATACTTCTATTTAGTTAGAAGTATGAAATAGGAGATAGCATGTCCAGAAAATTTAAGACCAGAATAGAGATAACATCCCCGGCCGAGAACAAGGACGAGGCGATGGAAATAGTAGGCGACTATCTGTCGGGAAACATAATGTCGGGCATAGATATGAAGTATGCAACCAGGCAGATACGTTTTTACGATCACTCAGCCGCTAAGGCAGTAGCCATTGTTTTATTGGTAGCCATAGGATTCTTATTCAGCGTGAAGACGCCAGGTCAGGCTAATTTAAACATGGGGACATGCCAGATGGCAGCCGTTCAACCGCCTTTAAAAACTTCCAAAGTCAGTATAGGTGAAGCTAATTTTAAGAAGGCGTGGGAAGACAAGCAAATACACGAAGCTATAGGCTTCATCAAAAAATAACAGATATTTTTGTATACAAGGCCGTGGATAAGCAATTACCCACGGCCTTTTTATTGTAATTAATCTTGCAAAACGGGCTATTTCTGTATATACTTACATAATATGGGATTAGATAAAAAGATACTTCTTGTAGACGATGAGGAAGGTTACTTATCTTTAATAAAAGACGCGCTTGAGGTAAGAGGGTTTGAAGTCGCGACTGCTACCAGCGCTATTGAGGCTGGCCTCGAACTTGCGGGTAAAAAACCCGATATGATTTTGATGGACATAAGGATGCCGGGCATAAATGGGATGCAGGCATGTTCCGCCATAAAGAAAAACTCCGCTACCGTAAACATACCTATCATTGCCGTATCGGCCGTATCAGATGATCATAGTATAAAGGAAGCGTATAAGGCCGGTGTTTCGGACTACTTTATCAAGCCCATAGATATAGAGAAATTA
This Candidatus Omnitrophota bacterium DNA region includes the following protein-coding sequences:
- a CDS encoding response regulator transcription factor; protein product: MGLDKKILLVDDEEGYLSLIKDALEVRGFEVATATSAIEAGLELAGKKPDMILMDIRMPGINGMQACSAIKKNSATVNIPIIAVSAVSDDHSIKEAYKAGVSDYFIKPIDIEKLVKRIREILKV